The sequence CAGTTTTTACAACTCCGGAGGGTAGATCCACTAAAAAGGAATCAGGAAAACCTGAAAAACAACAAATATCTGAGGCAAAACCCTTAAAACCGCAAAAAAAATCCAGAGTGCCAACCTGGGTGAAGGAAAAGAGATCTTCGAAGTCAAAATATAAACCGGAAAAATATTAAAAAATAAAGGGATTTTCGTCTAACATTTTTCCGATCTCACCAAAGATAAAATAAAAATTTTCGAGGAGAGCGCTCAGACCACCTGAATAGTAACCGGAAAAGAAGGAAAATTGATGTATTTCTATTTTGATCTGAATCTCTAATATATACTCTTCATTACACACCGGACAAATCATTGCAGGAATATGCTGAAAAGAAACGAGACTCCATATTTCTCAAATGCGACAGAAGTGAAATCATCAACCGTTACGTCTTCATTCCAGTAATTGCATTTCAATTCTTCACGAAATATGCATAGGTCTCATCCCACAGTTCTGGGTAAGGTTCATCCCTCTCCACATCCACATGAGGACCCTTCTGTCTCACCGCCACAGCAAGATCCAGCCCCACCACCACAACTGCACTCTCCGCTATCCATATCCTTTCCCCGTAAAGCGGCACTAATCATCGCCCAGGCACACCCAACACCGCTTTCAACATCAATTGCCTGGACCGGACAGTTCAGGGCACAGGCACCACATTCCATACACCTTTTCGGTTCTGAAAGTTTTACCCGGCCGCCTGCTTCAGCAAAAACACCGTGTGGACAGACCTCTGTGCAGCGTTTACAGTTGATACATTTCTCTTCATGAAATTCTAGCGTATTTTCAATATACGAATTAAACATCAGATCACCTCCATCAAACGGGATATCCCGAGAGCAATCCCAATAATTATTCCACAAGCAGTCATTGTGGCTAGAATTGGGATATATTGGAATATCTCCTTTTTTACTCCGGTTCGTGACGTAAAGGGAGTTGATCCGGTGAAATTCAGGCCCAGATATCCAACAACCGGGGGCATAATCAGGAGAGGGACAGTAGCACCGGCATATAATGCCCATTCAGGAAGACCAGAAGTACCTGCATATGTGATTGAGAAAGGAATAGCAACAATTCCTCCTAAAATCAGCCCTTTCGTTGAGAAATCTCTGGTCGGAAGGAAAGGTAATAGAAGAGGGAACAGGACTGTACCGGCAAGGACTGCAGTAATTGCGGCTAGAGCAGCAATATATCCAGCTAAAAACCAGAGAATAAACGTTACAATTACCGCCGGCAGAGCAATATGGACAAGCTCCATTGGTGCCAGAACAAGACGGTCCTTCATCGGAAAGGTAACCCTACGCATTTCAGGAGTTAATTTTCCCATCTTCAGATATTCAGGGAGATCAGCAGCTCGAACCGGACCATATTGAACTAAAAATCCACTCCTTCGTTTCACTTCATGAGCAGCAATCCCAGGTGCTCCGAGCTCGGGAACGATGATCGTGCGGTGTGATACAACCTGTCCAAGGCCGGTTAATTCAATTCTCTTGACCAGTTCATCCGTACCAAACGTCCCTTTTCCTGCTGCACACCAAACATTAATTCCCTTGGTATCCAGAACAAGGATGTATGCATCCAACCCTCTGAGGTTTGAGCGGAGTGCATCAAAACTGAGCGTATAGTTGGCAGATGCAAAGACCGGTGAGTCAGCATTGGGATTGCCAAGGTGGTACAGCCCGGGTGTTACCCGGTGTCCTGACCGATTATATCCCCATCGTGCAAGGAGATGATCAATCCGGTTAGCAGTGGTGATTTCACTCGTGACAGGCGGTATTGGTACAGAACAGGAACAACAACAAGACGATTCCATTATTCTGCTCCGGTATCGTTTAGAATTGGACTGAGAACTTCTTTCACCATACCACTCAGGTTCTCTGTCTTCATGAGGGCCAGACAGCAGATGCTCCCTTCTTTTTCCCAGCTGATAAGAGCCAGTTTGTCACCAGGTTTGATGCCTGCTCGTTCTCTGACATCTTTTGGCAGGACCATCTGACCCCTATCATCGATGGTAAGAATGGATTCCACCGTGCAACTGCTCTTTGGGCCACAACTGCATCTCATCTCGTCTGCAGTAATTATTTCGGATTTTTTTAGTTTTCCCATATAATCTGCCTACAATGTAGGTTTTCAGAATATTTAATGTTATCAGAAAATTCAAATTATTCTGAATAATTTTCTTTTTCGGATATATCCTTTCAGTTGTTTAAATGCGACACAATTAGCAAAAAATTATTTCATCGTATTAGGATCTTGAATAGGAACCGTTTTTTTACAAATAAAACGTATAAATTATCATGTTCAATACCTCTTCTCTTTCTATTCAATTCTTACCGATTCAGGAGTCAGAACTTGGCAGAATTAATGAATTGTCCAATATCCCGGAGATTGCCGAACATTTTGAGACGATCCCGCCGGTACCGATGGAAACGACAATAGCCCTGTGGCAGTATATCCAGAATGGGATTGTCTCCCTCTGGGGGATTCATACCGGTGACCGGATAATCGGTGGAGCTGGGTATTATGTACAGCCTCCAGGGACCAGACTTTCTCATTCGGCGACTTTTTTCCTCTATATTGAACCTGGATACTGGGGGAAAGGAATCGGTACAAAAACCATACAATTTTTGGAGGAAGAAGTCAGGAGGAAGGCATATCGACGAATGGAATGTATGGTGGCTGATACCAATCCCCGTGCTATCCGGTTGTATGAACATCTTGGATTTGAACCGGAAGGGAAAAAGAAAGAAGCATTTTTTATTGACGGTATCTATGTGGATCTCATAATCCTGGGTAAAATATTGAATCAGGAGTAACAAATCTCCGGAAGCAGTCATGGATCTTGTTCCAGTAAAACCCCTTGCCGATCATGAAGAGACCATCAGAATGATGTATAATCAAACTCTATCCGGATTATATGAGAAACTTACATCCTGATTTTTTTAGTCGAAAGAAGCAACTTCTTATGGGTGAGATGTTCAAAATAGTCTGAGGTGCTTCATGCACCAGACATGGAGTTCAATATATATGATTTCTATCTCTTATTCCCGGATTACTATAGTTATTCTGATATTTCTTATTGGTAGTTCGCATTCTGTTTTGGCGTTTGAAACAGAACAATCAGAAGTTCTGAATATTGATGGGTTAAAACTTGATGATGGCATGATAATTGCACATATCACTCTCCCGGAAAGTGTTCAGACAAGTATCAGACCAATAACCGTCGGATTATTCGTTCATGATGTATCATGTTCCGATGCTCCCTTGATCGGTTGGGGACAGATGATCCCTGATCCTGATTCTCATGTAGGAATATCATTGTACGGACACATTCCCCTTGGTTTAACCTCTGAAAATATTACCGTGCAGGCAGCAACAAATATGAATGATAAATTTCCGACATTGTGTTCTCCATATATTTCTCCTCCTAAACCTCTAGAGTATGCTGTTTCTTCAAAAGAGCCTGCTGAAATAGATTCATGGTATAATTCCCATACAATAGAGACGAAAAGTAAACCCCAGTATATTATAGAAGATATCATTGTTTCATCAGATTATATGTGGGTGTCTCCTGGTTCGCTAATAAAACCTGAAGTTGTTGTAAAAAATCAGGGAGAAGATGACACTTCACCTATACCGGTACAGGTAGATGCATATCTGGGAGAAAGATTGCTTACCCCAAATGAGGCACAGATTTCACCATTGATGAATGGAGAAAAGAAAACGTTTACTCTGTCATATAGTATTCCTTCAGATCTGGATTATGGCACATATGATCTCACCATGGTACTAGATCCAAATCTTCTCACCGGAAAGGGAGATGCATATTCCAGCGGAGGAAAAATTTCTCTATCAACACCTGATGATGATTCGTTCATAGGATGTGCAGCATGTTGGGCTGCAGCACATAATAATTAAAATAAATATCTCCATGAAAGATCCGAAATAGAGATAAAGATGGATGATACTTCTTGGGATCTGGAAAGATGTATGATGTGACATTATGACAGTAGTAATCCGGGCAGATTGTCTTACAAAAAAATTCGGGAAGAATACTGTAGTGGACCATGTGTCCTTCGAAGTGAGCGAGGGAGAAATATTCGGATTTCTGGGACAAAACGGTGCAGGAAAAACCACTACCACACGAATGCTTACCGGAGTGCTTCCTTCTAACAGCGGGACTGCGACGATTCTTGGATATGATGTCATGAAAAGTCCGGTTTATGCAAAACAGAGGTTTGGTGTGGTTCCGGAGACTTCAAATGCGTATATCGATCTCTCAGCACAGCAGAATATGTTCCTTATGGGAGAACTCTATGATCTTCCAAAATCAAAAATATTACGGCGTACAGAAGAATTATTAACATTAGTAGGATTAATTGAACGAAAGGACCAGAAGGTACAGGCGTATTCAAAAGGGATGAAACAGCGCCTTATCCTTGCAATGTCACTCATACATGAGCCTGAACTCCTCTTTCTTGATGAGCCTACGAGTGGTCTGGATGTGCAAAGCACTCATATGATACTCTCACTGCTTCGGGATTTGAACCGGAACGGAATGACCATCTTTTTAACAACCCATAATATGGAAGAAGCGAACCAGCTCTGTAACCGTGTTGGTATAATCAGGGCCGGGAAGATGATAGCGCTTGATGCACCTGAAAAACTTAAATCAGCAATAGACCGAGAGCACAGGATTGAAGTGAGTTTTGCAAAAGACGTTCCCAGTATAGAACCTGGAGATCTTCCCGGGATTATCAGGGCAGAAAAAACCGGAGATAAATGGCAGATAATTGTTTCAGATAAAGATGCAGCGATTCGGTCGATTGTAGCATATTCTATAGAGCAGAACACTGCAATCGTCACTCTCAATACACTGGCACCAACCCTGGATGAAGCATTCATAAGGCTTACCAGAGAGGAAGAAAAATGAGTCCGATACATCCCTATGGGATTGCTTCACAGATACGACGGGCATGGGCTATTACAAAAAAGGATATCCGGATTTATTATTTGAAAGGTCCGGTCCTCATCTTTGGGATTATTATGCCATTATTTTTATTCCTTGCTTTTTTCATGGGTAGCAGGCAGATCCCTTTGTCTTTTCTTATTGCAGGACTTGTCGGAATGACACTCTTCTTTACAGCAACAGCAGTATCTCCGGCGATATTTCCCTGGGAAGGATCGGCAAAAACTCTTGAGCGACTTGCATCAACCCCGATAACCGTAGAAGCGATGATATTCGGTGATATGGTGGCATCAGCACTATTTTCCATTGGCATCACTTTTATTACGGTAATCATTGGTATAGTGCTTGGGCTATCACTTCTGCATGGATTCATTCTCCTCAGTGTGATTATCATTGGAGCCTGGTGTTTTGCAGCGATTGGTATGTTGTTTGCTGCAATGCCAACCAATACGCCTTCAAACATAATGATGATTTCAAACCTGGTGAAATTCCCGCTGGTTTTTATATCTGGAATATTCATTCCTCTTGAACAGATGCCTCCCTGGGGACAGATGTTAGCCTGGTTCTCTCCGCTGACCTATATTGTAGATATTGTCCGATATTCATTTACAAATTCGAACTTCTTGCCAATCATCATTGATTTCGTAGTTCTTATTCTGTTTACTATTGCAGGGACCGGTCTGTCGATGTATCTACATAAGAGACTGATGCCTTCGAGATTGTAAAAACTGAAATATATCGGATTACTCCGGGGAAATCTGGAATACTGTAGTACTACTATCACTGCTCCGACCATAGGCCAGATAACGGAGATTGGGAAAACAGCCGGAGGAACCCCTGATGGTACTATCGGCCAGAGATGATATGATGACCATAGAGGATGAGCGATGAACCGGAAAAATCTATGAGGTCAGGTAATGGGAAAAATGCGATGATAATAAGATTTCAAGTTGTATATCATGCATGAACCGTTGACAGTCTCTTTCTGATCACACCGGATAATTCCTCTCCAAATGCAATTTTATCTCCAAGTTTATACCAGAGTTGTATCTGGTTCTCTGCATGAAACCCTGCCTCATCCGTGTATCCAATCATGAGCGAGGATGAAGTTGGCACGAATCTGGATACAATCTCCGCATTCTCCGGGAGTTGAATATTCACGGATCTGAAGAAGATCTTCCCTTCATCCATCTCCTGCATGAATGATGTATTCATGGTCTCTTTCGCCAGTTCACCAAGCACCCGGCAGGAATAACATTGCTTGGTTTCATGAAAATGATATACTTCAAGAACCCCAGAAGAAGGAATTGATGTAATTGTGCTATAATTTTGAAGGGAGAGATTTTCTACGGTAAAAATCTGGTTGCACCCGCATCCACCTGAAAAGATCATAATGAATGTAATTACTGCGAGAAGGAGGAGCGGTATCAGGATATCCTTTCTTGGAGCTTGCATGAATATTGATACAACAAGGAGAATATTACCTGATTTTTTCCCGGACAACGGATGTTAGTAGTTCAATCTCATCAAATCGGGGTTCTTCCATACCGTTCTTCACAATACCGCATTCGGTTGCGATAATATGAATATCCGGATCATATCCCTGTTCTTTGAGTTTTTTCCTACCGCAACAGTCAGAACACCCATCAACCACCAGGATCTTTTCAGCATGGGCAAGAGCATCCAGCATCTTCTCTGGCTGTGCCCTTGCAGGAAGGCACATTTCTATCTGACCCGGACATCGCCTGATGAGTATCTCTCCAACCTTTGCCGTAAGTTTTCCGGTGTTTGAGATCCCGGAACAGGTGATGAGGGTAATTTCTGAATCATTGAGCATCATGAAAAAAGAGGACGGTTAACCGCATTTTCCGCCACAATCACAGCCACAGCCTCCTGAACCATCGGATTTCTTCTCCCCGGAATTGGACTCCTGCAGCTTTCCTTCCCCTTTCCACGCAGCAGAGACGATTGACTCAACTTCATCTGAAGTAAATGACCGGTTACCGCTCTTCTTTTCAATACCAAGATCGGTTATTACGAGGTGCTGATGAACCGGAACTCCTGCCTGCTCCAGGATCTTTCGTGCACAATCCATCCCGCACCCATCGATTGCGACGACTTCCTGCACCCCTTTGGCACGTTCAGCCAGAGACTCTGATCCTGATGCAAGCAAAGCCGTGCAGACAAAACTGCCATATCCCTCGTCAGATAACTGAATCGCAGCCTGATTTGATATCTGTCCGGTGTTTGCCTGTCCGGAGCAGGGGAATATAAGTCGGTTCTTCTCATTACTTCCACAGGTGCATGGAGCCTGCTCTGCCATTATGCACTCTCCTGAATAATTTCCATGATCTCGTTGACGGTGGGAACCCGGCCGGCAACAACCTCCTCGCCGTCCAGGAAGAGAGACGGAGTCATCATCACGCCTCTGTTCACAATCTCCTCAAGTGCCTCAACTTTTACAATATCTGCCTCAATTCCGGATTTCTTCACTGCTTCAGTCACATTGTCATACATTCGTTTGCATTTTGTGCAGCCGGTTCCGAATACTTCAAGTTTCATATTTCACCTTTATTTGAAATACTTTTGTTATATGAGATAATCATCTTTTGTTTTGAGGGATACACATCTTGTCCCTGCATGGGATTGACGATGTTGAACTCCAGCAGTTATCTTCAGGATTTGTAATATTCTGCCATAATTGCTTTCATATACAACTCCTCTGCTCCTTTGGAGATGTAATTGTACACTTTTACTCTTTTCAACAGAGTTTCTTTGATTTGTTGCTCGGAATTGAGATTCATTTCCTTAACTTCAGCGATTATCTCATTCAGCATAGTGATACCAGTTGGTATCCCGTTAATCGGGATCATCTTTATCCTTCGTAATGCATCCGCCGGACAACAGGGTTTATACAAAGTCATTTAAATCAGAGCCCGCTGTTTCCGAATACAAATCCGGCTAATGTAGAGAAGATAACAACAAGCACGGCATACACTCCGGTCTTTTTTGCTCCCATAACCCGGGTGAGAACCATGAGACTGGGCAGACTGATGGATGGGCCGGTCAGGAGAAGAGCAAGGGCTGGTCCCTTCGCCATGTTCCCGGAAAGATATCCAAGGGTTGTCCCGATAACTGGCACTTCAAGCAGGGTTGGCATGTAGAGAATTGCACCGATAACTGCAGCGGTAAAGTTTG comes from Methanospirillum hungatei and encodes:
- a CDS encoding CARDB domain-containing protein; translation: MISISYSRITIVILIFLIGSSHSVLAFETEQSEVLNIDGLKLDDGMIIAHITLPESVQTSIRPITVGLFVHDVSCSDAPLIGWGQMIPDPDSHVGISLYGHIPLGLTSENITVQAATNMNDKFPTLCSPYISPPKPLEYAVSSKEPAEIDSWYNSHTIETKSKPQYIIEDIIVSSDYMWVSPGSLIKPEVVVKNQGEDDTSPIPVQVDAYLGERLLTPNEAQISPLMNGEKKTFTLSYSIPSDLDYGTYDLTMVLDPNLLTGKGDAYSSGGKISLSTPDDDSFIGCAACWAAAHNN
- a CDS encoding putative zinc-binding protein; translated protein: MMLNDSEITLITCSGISNTGKLTAKVGEILIRRCPGQIEMCLPARAQPEKMLDALAHAEKILVVDGCSDCCGRKKLKEQGYDPDIHIIATECGIVKNGMEEPRFDEIELLTSVVREKIR
- a CDS encoding putative zinc-binding protein produces the protein MAEQAPCTCGSNEKNRLIFPCSGQANTGQISNQAAIQLSDEGYGSFVCTALLASGSESLAERAKGVQEVVAIDGCGMDCARKILEQAGVPVHQHLVITDLGIEKKSGNRSFTSDEVESIVSAAWKGEGKLQESNSGEKKSDGSGGCGCDCGGKCG
- a CDS encoding GNAT family N-acetyltransferase, whose protein sequence is MFNTSSLSIQFLPIQESELGRINELSNIPEIAEHFETIPPVPMETTIALWQYIQNGIVSLWGIHTGDRIIGGAGYYVQPPGTRLSHSATFFLYIEPGYWGKGIGTKTIQFLEEEVRRKAYRRMECMVADTNPRAIRLYEHLGFEPEGKKKEAFFIDGIYVDLIILGKILNQE
- a CDS encoding nitrophenyl compound nitroreductase subunit ArsF family protein, with translation MQAPRKDILIPLLLLAVITFIMIFSGGCGCNQIFTVENLSLQNYSTITSIPSSGVLEVYHFHETKQCYSCRVLGELAKETMNTSFMQEMDEGKIFFRSVNIQLPENAEIVSRFVPTSSSLMIGYTDEAGFHAENQIQLWYKLGDKIAFGEELSGVIRKRLSTVHA
- the hgcC gene encoding HgcAB-associated protein HgcC, with product MGKLKKSEIITADEMRCSCGPKSSCTVESILTIDDRGQMVLPKDVRERAGIKPGDKLALISWEKEGSICCLALMKTENLSGMVKEVLSPILNDTGAE
- the hgcB gene encoding mercury methylation ferredoxin HgcB; protein product: MFNSYIENTLEFHEEKCINCKRCTEVCPHGVFAEAGGRVKLSEPKRCMECGACALNCPVQAIDVESGVGCAWAMISAALRGKDMDSGECSCGGGAGSCCGGETEGSSCGCGEG
- a CDS encoding ATP-binding cassette domain-containing protein, yielding MTVVIRADCLTKKFGKNTVVDHVSFEVSEGEIFGFLGQNGAGKTTTTRMLTGVLPSNSGTATILGYDVMKSPVYAKQRFGVVPETSNAYIDLSAQQNMFLMGELYDLPKSKILRRTEELLTLVGLIERKDQKVQAYSKGMKQRLILAMSLIHEPELLFLDEPTSGLDVQSTHMILSLLRDLNRNGMTIFLTTHNMEEANQLCNRVGIIRAGKMIALDAPEKLKSAIDREHRIEVSFAKDVPSIEPGDLPGIIRAEKTGDKWQIIVSDKDAAIRSIVAYSIEQNTAIVTLNTLAPTLDEAFIRLTREEEK
- a CDS encoding thioredoxin family protein is translated as MKLEVFGTGCTKCKRMYDNVTEAVKKSGIEADIVKVEALEEIVNRGVMMTPSLFLDGEEVVAGRVPTVNEIMEIIQESA
- the hgcA gene encoding mercury methylation corrinoid protein HgcA; amino-acid sequence: MESSCCCSCSVPIPPVTSEITTANRIDHLLARWGYNRSGHRVTPGLYHLGNPNADSPVFASANYTLSFDALRSNLRGLDAYILVLDTKGINVWCAAGKGTFGTDELVKRIELTGLGQVVSHRTIIVPELGAPGIAAHEVKRRSGFLVQYGPVRAADLPEYLKMGKLTPEMRRVTFPMKDRLVLAPMELVHIALPAVIVTFILWFLAGYIAALAAITAVLAGTVLFPLLLPFLPTRDFSTKGLILGGIVAIPFSITYAGTSGLPEWALYAGATVPLLIMPPVVGYLGLNFTGSTPFTSRTGVKKEIFQYIPILATMTACGIIIGIALGISRLMEVI
- a CDS encoding ABC transporter permease, with the protein product MSPIHPYGIASQIRRAWAITKKDIRIYYLKGPVLIFGIIMPLFLFLAFFMGSRQIPLSFLIAGLVGMTLFFTATAVSPAIFPWEGSAKTLERLASTPITVEAMIFGDMVASALFSIGITFITVIIGIVLGLSLLHGFILLSVIIIGAWCFAAIGMLFAAMPTNTPSNIMMISNLVKFPLVFISGIFIPLEQMPPWGQMLAWFSPLTYIVDIVRYSFTNSNFLPIIIDFVVLILFTIAGTGLSMYLHKRLMPSRL